The DNA sequence CAACGATACTCTCGTCATTGGATATGCTATTGCGGGTAAGCCTGAGATTGCACTCCAACTATTTGGTAAAATGCGGTTTAATGGCTTGGACTTGGATACCTTTGGTTACCATGTGCTTTTGAATGCCCTTGTTGAAGAGAGTTATTTCGATGCTGTTAATGACATTATTAGGCAGATTAGGATGAGAGGTTTTGAGAATCGGTATACCAATGTGCTTATTACGAAGAGTTTGTGCAAGCAGGGGAAGTTGGATGAAGCTGAAGTGTTCTTGTTTGGCTTGGTGGATGGTGGCAAGAAGCTTCATGGCTCCGAGGTGAGTATTCTTGTCCGTGCTTTATGTCGGAGCAATAGGTTTGATCATGCTGTTAGATTGGTTAGCGAGTTTGGGGATTCGGGACTGGTGCCGTTGGATCATGCTTATGGGGTTTGGATAAGGGGCCTTGTGCACGGTGGCCGGTTGGATGAGGCCTTGGACTTTTTCAAACAGAAGAAGGAAAATAAAGGATACATTCCTGGTTTGGCGAGGTACAACGTGTTGATTTACAGGCTCTTGAGGGAGGACAGGCTCGACGAGGTGTATGATTTGTTCATGGACATGTATGAGACTGCTGTTCCACCTAACACAGTTACCATGAATGCCATGCTGTGCTTCTTTTGCAAGAAGGGAATGGTGGATGATGCTCTTGATTTGTTCAAGTCGAGGTCAGAATTTATGCTGTCCCCAAATCATATGGCTTACAAGTACTTGATACTTACTTTGTGTTGGGACGGAAACGCCAAGGAAGCATTTAGTGTGTTGAAGAGCTCAATTGATCACCATTTTATTCCCGATAGACGGACCTTTACTAGGCTTGCCAATGTTCTGTGTAGAGAGTGCATGATTGATGAGATGAAAGAGTTGCTCCATCTTGCCTTGAAATGGAAAATTATGCCTAATGCTTCCACGTATGATAACTTTATAACGGCACTGTGTCGGGCGGGAAGAGTGGAAGATAGTTATTTGAATAGGGGAGATATTGCTGCTCGTCTTCTCGTTGAAATGAAGGAGAAGGGTCATAAAGTGACACCGGCTCTATGTAGAGTTGTTCTTTGTTGTTTACTTCAGATGGACAATTCAAGATCTCGGTTTTTCAGTTTGTTCGAGATGCTGTCCCATAATGATCGTCAACATTATATTTATGATTGTTTCATTGATGCAGCTGGGCATGCCAAGCAAGCTGAGTTGGCTTGGAAAGTGTTTGAGTTGATGCAGAGGAATGGCATTCAGCCCACTTCATCTTCTCTAAGTCTTATGTTGAAAGCTTATTTGAAAAGTGGAAGGACTTATGATGCTCTTATCTTCTTTAGTAATGTTTGGTCTCGTGGATTGGCGACTAAAAAGTTATATAATtgctttgttatttttctctgcAAGAGCAAGAATCCTGAACCTGCGTATCGGTTCTTCCTCCAAATGTTAGAAGACGGTTTAAATCCAAGCATTGAATGCTATGAAATTCTTGTACAGGAGCTTTGTTCATCGGAAAGATATCACGAGGCAGTGAATCTTGTTGATATGTATGAGAAAATGGGACGTCGATTAACCTCTTTTCTCGGTAACATACTTCTTTATCGATCTATGTTTTCACCGGAAGTTTACAATGCCTGTGTTCGTTTAAGAGGAGTGAAAGAGGAGGGAAAAACTGATTGGTCAATGCTTAGCTTTGTGGTTGGTGCATTTCGTCGTCATCATAGAGTTAGCCATGTTGAGGACTTGGAGAAATTAATCGCAAAGTGCTTTCCACTTGACATTTACACTTACAATTTGTTGTTGAGAAAAGCATGGAAGAGTGATAAGGAGCAGGCTTGTCAGTTGTTTGAAAGGATGTGTCAAAGGGGCTTTGAGCCCAACCAGTGGATTTATAGCACCATGGTTGATGGTTTCGAAAGGCATGGGATGAGAGACAAGGCTGAGAGGTGGTTTAAAGAAAGTAAAAGGACATTCTCCAACAGAGAAACCAGAATGCTCATTTAAGGAACAATTGATCAGTATGCGTTagatatccaaaatggtccacccAATTTTTGTAAGGATATTTTTTAGAATTGCATTTTTGTCAAAAGAAAAAAGTTATCTTGGATGTGTtggatttagttttttttttctccttatcATTTACTAATATTACATCCTGTGCAATCCTTTTATGTTGACTATTCCTCTCCCccaccaaaaaaaaaacattctttTTATGTGTGGAAGCAATAGGAAATAAAATAGTTTCCACATTGTGTTATTTATCAGTTATCACATTAGATTTACAATAGCTGTGATATTTGATTTAACTTCATTTTTATCTGATACTGTTTTTTTTGCAAGTTTGATGTATTGCATCTTAACCTCATTTGATGGTAATAGTCATTGCCcaagaaataaaaaatcaaatatgataCAAACTTGAAGCTTCAGATAGGGGATTGCTGTTCCCTCATTAATCTGCAACATGCTTGTGACCTGTCATCCTTATTTGAGCATAAGCTATATTGGTTTATCTTCATTTGACAATAATTCTCTCTTCTACTGGCTCTTATTTTGGTTTGTAGAAGAATTAATCTGTCCTTTTTACCTTGGTTTCTTTAATGATTGTGTGCTTGACTCCCTTACTTATTTAGAATTTGCACTTGTAGTCATATTTTAGTTCTTACATCTGGTTGCCATTCATCAAAGCTTTCCTCATATTTCATCAAATGATTAgcctcaaaattttcaaaaacaggaATCAAGTATGTTGATCTCTGGGTGgcctcttttattcttttcatgAACATATTTGCTAGCTCCAAACTAGTAAATTATTATGAGAGCTTAGTATCTATATTTGTCAGGGATTATACAAGTTTATATATACTCTTCTTAGAACTCATTTTGCTAGAAACTTGCTACTTAGAAATACAGATTGAAAGCCAATGTAAGAGTAGTTTGGTAGAGCTTTTCGTATAAGGTCTACTGCTTAGTGCAAAAAGAATCTAATTGAAAACTCAACAAACTGATATTGTTGAAAGAAACTGAGAGACGAGAGgaaaaagaaaggaggaagaTGAAAACGCAGGGTGGACCGGTGGAGGATGAATATAGAGTCCAGCGGTTGATGGGGAGACGTTACTTGAGAagtgtttcaaaatttcaaattggaAAAAATGGAACACTGGATTTTGCAAAACGTTGAACTATTGCATCTTTTTCTCTGGTGTTTGCACTGCCAAAATTCATGGAGTCATGGTTCAAAGGATCCAAGCTTCATATATTTGAAGATGTTGACAAAGCTGCTttgagggtttttttttttatttttatttttttgggtgaTATATGAAAGTGAAGGAATTGAAAAAGAATGCTGAAAATAAGCGCACTTGATTATTTTCATCATTAGGTGGCTACTGGTTAAGATTATACTATTGTTTTGCATCATCAGAAAATCATAGAACCTTAGAAAGGTGGTCTATGGCTCTATGCTAACTATGTGGAAGAAATTTCATCCAATGAAAGAACCTCATAAAGGAAGTTGTCTTGTTGATATTGCTATAACTAGGAGTGATTAGAGCATGTAACTGAATTACATGTGATGCAACTAGGTAAGATATTTCAGTCTATTTTCGGATTTTCTTATTCCCTGGTCCAAATTTACTCTAGACTTGAATATGATTGGTTGAAAAATGAGATTCCATTGTGAAATGATGCATCATGACAAAGCCACAAAGGCAAAGACAATACAATAGTTGATGCATGATGCTGAAGAGAGTGGAGTTGCAGCTTCTTGAGGCTACTTGCACCATCTCAACAGAGCCATGATCAAACTAGTTCTAATTACTAAATATCAGCATTTGAATGCCATGAACAAATGCTTTGAATGTGCAACAGTGCATGCTCCCTGAAAAAAGAAGTGCTTGGCAGAAGATCTTATATTAGCAACTATATAAATAGCTAGTTAACATATTTGATGTCATCgacccaaaaaaagaaaaaagtctaTTTTATCCAAACAGTGATGTTTTATTTTGCTCAAGACCAATATTATTTTCACAGGCATAAGTGGGTTAGTGATTCCCTTCTAAGATTGGGATTGTAATAGATTTTTGTTAGTGCCATCCATTCCTTTAAATTAAACCTCGCCTTCCCAAAAAcgttgtttaaaaaaatatacaaggtttaaatttttaatatatattttgtatttattaaaataaaatgttcAAAAAGTATTTAGTTAtataatcttaattatatattttaaagtcCCTACAACATAAGTATTTTGATTTTGCGCCATTAAACATTGATGGTATGATATTTATTGATCGGATGTCTTaaattagctttttttttttattattaggaaTGGatctttttaattgtaaaaaaaatgtaaaatgtgatttttaaaccTTCATTGttccaagtaaaaaaaaaatctttattgtttttttttatatttattttttgtcccatttataaaattaatagttaaagaTTATACGTtacttgttaaaaaaattgaaaaaattcattTTCGGTTATCTATGGTATTCTTTAGTCCAATAGGTCAATGACTAATTTGTCACGAATTTAAGCTTCATCTAAGGGTCTGCTATTAGCCAATAAGTTGTTAAATGCAGCGCAACCAAGCGAGATTTGAACTTACGATGATTGTTTAAACGGATGAGTGAATTGAACAAGACACTATTACTAAGGATCAAACtcgaaaaataatatttaaacaaTCTAACTAATGATTAACTTTAGTttacccaaaaagaaaaaatatgaatcACTTACGGCTAATGCATAATATTATTAACTTGATACATGCCTTCAATTTAACAATGAATTCTTTGTTATACATTATCATTTAAAATGATATGTTCAaataatgttttaattttaatttttgatttaacACCCAACTCAACCACGTTCTTTAAAAGTGATGTACAACTAGAAACCTAAATAGATTTCAATCTCAACTATGACTTAGGTCAGAACCTGAGATTAGAGTGGAAAGATTTTTCATGACCACAACTTGGTAAACTTGGAGATAGAGGAACCAAGAATTTTTTAACAGACCATATCAGAGACCAACCAATGTAATTATTGTGATTGAAGACTatgccaaaaaaattagaaatgctTTCAACAGTTATAGCATGTTCAATAACAACTAAATTCCTATACATGTCAAACAGTATCCACCACCGCAAGAATGGGTCAAATTCAATACAGATGCATCAATCACAGAGGGGGATGACAGAGCTTGGTGTGGGGGATTAATCAGAACAAGCATGGGAGAATAGGTAAGTGGTTTTGTTGCTAACATGAATACCTATAATATAACGGAGGCAGAGCTCTCGGCCATTCTTCAAGGGATGCGATTGGCTTGGAATTTAGGCATGCGTCGAGTAATCTTCGAAGTGGATTCTCTGAAGGTAATTGAAGGAATCGAGAGAGCACGAACTAGAGGAGCTAGCTTTAGTCCAATCATTCAAGAGATCATCAGTTTTGAACAAAAACTTTGGGAGATTCGTTTCAACCACTGCTACAGGGAAGCTAATCAAGCGGCTAATTGGCTTGCCCAAAGGAGATTTCAATACCAAGTTAACTTCCAGTTTCTAGATTTTCCTCCGAAAGggctaaaaaatattttgattaatgATGATAATGGGTTCCTGTAACCCGCTATGTGATGCCTTAGTTTCCTTTGTTTTTATGGGCCGTTGGCCCCGATGTTCACcggaaaagaaaaaagtaaagaaagaagggTTTTAACATAGTTCTGAAAAAGCCCCTTTCTCTTTCAGTGTGAAAAATCTAACCCTAACGAACCCAGCTGCCATAGAATTCTTGCTCTACTAGGAAGCTCTTCTTCTCTCAATAGGAGAGTCATCCAAGAAC is a window from the Arachis hypogaea cultivar Tifrunner chromosome 17, arahy.Tifrunner.gnm2.J5K5, whole genome shotgun sequence genome containing:
- the LOC112764463 gene encoding pentatricopeptide repeat-containing protein At1g71210, mitochondrial; the encoded protein is MAPPLPTSTPASASSIGPVASPASTTLAAPSPPSSESLHATDQCQPSSSSSNPSAAVVQPSIPVHGSTILSSLDMLLRGKLDEAEVFLFGLVDGGKKLHGSEVSILVRALCRSNRFDHAVRLVSEFGDSGLVPLDHAYGVWIRGLVHGGRLDEALDFFKQKKENKGYIPGLARYNVLIYRLLREDRLDEVYDLFMDMYETAVPPNTVTMNAMLCFFCKKGMVDDALDLFKSRSEFMLSPNHMAYKYLILTLCWDGNAKEAFSVLKSSIDHHFIPDRRTFTRLANVLCRECMIDEMKELLHLALKWKIMPNASTYDNFITALCRAGRVEDSYLNRGDIAARLLVEMKEKGHKVTPALCRVVLCCLLQMDNSRSRFFSLFEMLSHNDRQHYIYDCFIDAAGHAKQAELAWKVFELMQRNGIQPTSSSLSLMLKAYLKSGRTYDALIFFSNVWSRGLATKKLYNCFVIFLCKSKNPEPAYRFFLQMLEDGLNPSIECYEILVQELCSSERYHEAVNLVDMYEKMGRRLTSFLGNILLYRSMFSPEVYNACVRLRGVKEEGKTDWSMLSFVVGAFRRHHRVSHVEDLEKLIAKCFPLDIYTYNLLLRKAWKSDKEQACQLFERMCQRGFEPNQWIYSTMVDGFERHGMRDKAERWFKESKRTFSNRETRMLI